From Lysinibacillus sp. SGAir0095, the proteins below share one genomic window:
- a CDS encoding ISL3 family transposase, whose product MNFNRNIPGLKGVTVHKIEEIGERIALYVSIPKKEHQCPDCNKMTSKIHDYRIQKIKHLKWFERLTILFYKRRRYVCECGKRFSEKSPFVDKYQRYSKEWNQVVGIRSVKAKTFKEAAEVLGTSSSTVIRRFKKVVKEQLNEGVHLPKCIAIDEYKGDTDAGTYQLIIANAETHEPIDILPNRRKETIKDYLMTYGSDVEVVVMDMNPSFKAAVKKALNRPIIIADRFHYCRYIYWALDEVRRKVQKDWHPYDRKKCKKMRHVLYKRFDKLTEKNRWYLNRYTGMSKELKQAYELKEAYCKWFDWAKTTNDIAEVKNRLEAYYRKVEEANIPAFIKAIQTFKNWQVEILNSFSFGYSNGFLEGINNKSKVMKRNAYGFRSFKHFKAKILLNDLYKEFGVHLG is encoded by the coding sequence ATGAATTTTAACAGAAATATCCCAGGATTAAAAGGTGTAACTGTTCATAAGATTGAAGAGATCGGGGAGCGTATCGCTCTTTACGTTTCAATTCCGAAGAAAGAACATCAGTGTCCAGACTGTAATAAAATGACCTCTAAAATACATGATTATCGAATTCAAAAAATTAAACATTTAAAATGGTTTGAACGATTAACCATCCTTTTCTATAAACGTCGACGTTATGTATGTGAGTGCGGAAAACGCTTCTCGGAAAAATCTCCTTTCGTGGATAAGTATCAACGTTACTCAAAAGAATGGAATCAAGTTGTTGGAATCCGTTCAGTAAAGGCAAAGACATTTAAAGAAGCAGCAGAAGTCCTTGGAACATCCAGTTCGACGGTAATTCGTCGCTTTAAAAAGGTGGTAAAAGAGCAGCTAAATGAAGGGGTCCATTTACCAAAATGTATTGCGATTGATGAATATAAAGGAGATACAGATGCGGGGACCTATCAACTAATCATTGCCAACGCTGAAACGCACGAACCAATTGATATTTTACCGAATCGTAGAAAAGAAACGATTAAGGATTATCTAATGACATATGGATCAGATGTAGAAGTCGTCGTAATGGATATGAATCCAAGCTTTAAAGCAGCTGTTAAAAAAGCCTTAAATCGTCCTATCATTATTGCCGATCGATTCCATTATTGTCGTTATATTTATTGGGCTCTAGACGAGGTGCGTCGTAAAGTGCAGAAGGATTGGCATCCATACGATCGAAAAAAGTGCAAAAAAATGCGTCATGTCTTATATAAACGCTTTGATAAGTTAACGGAAAAGAATCGATGGTATTTAAATCGCTACACGGGAATGTCAAAGGAATTAAAGCAAGCATATGAACTAAAAGAAGCCTATTGTAAATGGTTTGATTGGGCAAAAACGACGAATGATATTGCAGAAGTGAAGAATAGATTAGAAGCTTATTACCGTAAGGTAGAAGAAGCAAATATCCCAGCATTTATAAAAGCCATTCAAACCTTTAAGAATTGGCAAGTAGAGATCTTAAATAGTTTTAGTTTTGGCTATTCAAATGGTTTTTTAGAAGGAATTAATAATAAATCGAAGGTAATGAAACGTAATGCTTATGGTTTTAGGAGCTTTAAGCATTTTAAAGCAAAGATTTTATTGAATGATTTATATAAAGAATTCGGTGTTCATTTAGGTTAA
- a CDS encoding alpha/beta hydrolase, which produces MKSPYTFKHISPSNTSNELEGAIFLFHGLGSNEEDLLQLVEEFKGQCHIFSLRGPIKHSPGFAFYTFEEEGKPTREVFDKVITFSQSFILEAIEEYQLNIQKIFLIGFNQGAAIVETLTLTLGNLIKGTVALSGYLPEFVINEYKKAPLDKTEIFISHGEYDYDFPIQWGENSKNYFEEIGVQVTYKTYPDGHGVTPQNLKDLVTFIAGNLADTVN; this is translated from the coding sequence GCTATCTTTTTATTTCATGGCCTAGGAAGTAATGAAGAGGATTTATTGCAATTAGTTGAAGAATTTAAAGGTCAATGTCATATCTTTAGTTTGAGAGGACCGATCAAGCACTCTCCAGGATTTGCTTTTTACACATTTGAGGAAGAGGGCAAACCAACTAGGGAAGTATTTGATAAAGTAATTACCTTCAGTCAAAGCTTTATTTTAGAAGCCATTGAAGAATACCAGTTGAATATCCAGAAGATCTTTTTGATTGGATTTAATCAAGGCGCTGCTATTGTAGAAACACTCACTTTAACATTAGGAAATCTTATTAAGGGGACAGTGGCATTAAGTGGTTATTTACCAGAATTCGTAATAAATGAATATAAAAAAGCCCCGTTAGATAAGACGGAAATTTTTATTTCCCATGGTGAATATGATTATGACTTCCCGATTCAATGGGGCGAAAATAGTAAAAACTATTTTGAAGAGATTGGTGTACAAGTGACGTATAAAACCTATCCAGATGGTCATGGTGTTACGCCACAAAATTTAAAGGATTTGGTAACATTTATAGCTGGCAATTTAGCAGATACAGTTAATTAA
- a CDS encoding bifunctional diguanylate cyclase/phosphodiesterase, whose protein sequence is MYNTKMPLTKDELFPFLCNISEQFHIGIAIINLEKNDFPFVYVNQAFTTLTGYSQNELIGKNFDSLTGIKTNLEQNGDLLYHLEKKNPFEKNIIHYQKDGTAFWNHVTCQPIKDRDGISTYALIHCKEITEQMLSKMLSKLEHEVYIELEENGDLGSILQLITEKVEKYYLRDIFCAIHVVNQQKKLSPIASGSLPLSLIKAMNHLEIGGSTTGYNESVIYINDLSIKNYQSNKMIKKYNLSSCWSKPIFTKEKALLGYFSIYIKGEMQLRQVDIDFLKKLSPIVALSMKYVKQRQELKKLAFFDMSTGIPNYNNFYTSLGMWVKDQIKGSLLLIQPNEYSSIVDLYGRKFGDELIGQVVNRLLSTKDLNEEIIYGRFSTTTFIIAVKQSNGETLKHFINQILQITAVPFTIANREIFITLRMGVSHFNDLLTIDESIRRADTALTKSRLQNTAVSYFEMGTDKMIQRELNILNQLQFGIKNEEFTVHLQPKINLNTDEIEGFEALARWFSPVLGNVSPAEFIPIAEKSGKINEVDILILRKVLKFQNLRLTEGLQIYPIAVNISPVHFYSETFVNDFLTLVEEYQIPPDYIKIEVTESVELFDFVKAKQILLELKKLGYESSIDDFGVGFSSLSYLQQLPFSEIKIDRSFINDISNSDMYAVVQTIVQLAEKLRMHVVAEGIETLEQYTILQKIGCKSGQGFYFHKPMPLEEAQKLLDSIK, encoded by the coding sequence ATGTATAATACGAAAATGCCCCTCACAAAGGATGAGTTATTTCCATTTCTTTGTAATATTAGTGAGCAATTTCATATTGGTATCGCCATCATAAACTTAGAAAAAAATGATTTTCCTTTTGTCTATGTAAACCAGGCATTTACTACATTAACTGGTTACTCACAAAATGAATTAATCGGAAAGAATTTTGACTCATTGACAGGAATAAAAACAAATTTAGAGCAAAATGGGGATCTGCTTTATCATTTAGAAAAGAAAAACCCCTTTGAAAAAAATATTATCCATTACCAAAAAGACGGGACTGCCTTTTGGAATCACGTGACCTGCCAGCCCATAAAAGATCGTGACGGCATATCCACTTACGCATTAATACATTGCAAAGAAATAACAGAGCAAATGTTAAGTAAAATGCTTTCGAAGCTAGAGCACGAGGTATATATTGAGTTAGAGGAAAATGGTGATTTAGGATCCATTTTACAATTGATAACAGAAAAAGTTGAAAAATACTACTTGCGGGATATTTTCTGTGCCATCCATGTCGTAAATCAACAAAAGAAATTAAGTCCAATCGCTAGTGGTTCCCTACCTCTTTCGCTGATTAAAGCCATGAATCATCTTGAAATCGGTGGTTCAACTACTGGATATAATGAGAGTGTCATATATATTAATGACTTGTCTATTAAAAATTACCAATCAAACAAGATGATAAAGAAATATAATTTATCATCTTGCTGGTCAAAACCAATCTTTACAAAAGAAAAAGCATTACTTGGCTATTTCTCAATATACATAAAAGGAGAAATGCAGTTAAGACAGGTAGATATTGATTTCCTAAAAAAACTTTCTCCGATTGTCGCACTCTCAATGAAATATGTAAAACAAAGACAGGAACTTAAAAAATTAGCATTTTTTGATATGAGCACAGGTATTCCAAATTATAATAACTTTTACACTAGTTTAGGCATGTGGGTTAAAGATCAGATAAAGGGCTCTCTTCTGCTTATTCAACCAAATGAATATTCTAGTATAGTTGATTTATATGGACGAAAATTTGGAGATGAATTAATTGGTCAAGTCGTAAATCGTCTCCTTTCCACAAAAGATTTAAATGAAGAGATTATTTACGGAAGATTTTCAACGACCACCTTTATTATCGCTGTAAAACAATCGAATGGAGAAACTTTAAAGCATTTTATAAACCAAATATTACAAATAACAGCTGTCCCATTTACAATTGCCAATAGAGAAATCTTTATCACATTAAGAATGGGTGTATCTCATTTTAATGACTTATTAACAATAGATGAAAGTATCCGTCGGGCGGATACAGCTTTAACAAAATCACGTCTACAAAATACAGCTGTATCCTATTTTGAAATGGGAACAGATAAAATGATTCAAAGAGAGCTCAACATTTTAAATCAGTTGCAATTTGGCATAAAAAATGAGGAATTTACAGTTCACTTACAGCCAAAAATCAATTTAAATACTGATGAGATTGAAGGATTTGAAGCATTAGCAAGATGGTTTTCACCTGTCTTAGGCAATGTATCTCCTGCGGAATTTATTCCAATAGCTGAAAAAAGCGGAAAGATAAATGAAGTTGATATATTAATTTTAAGGAAAGTGCTCAAGTTCCAAAATCTACGTCTCACAGAAGGCTTGCAAATTTATCCTATCGCTGTCAATATTTCACCAGTTCATTTTTATAGTGAAACCTTTGTGAATGATTTCCTTACCTTAGTTGAGGAATATCAAATACCGCCTGATTATATAAAAATAGAAGTAACAGAGAGTGTTGAATTATTTGATTTTGTTAAAGCTAAACAAATCCTGTTGGAACTAAAAAAATTGGGCTATGAGAGCTCCATTGATGATTTTGGAGTAGGTTTTTCAAGTTTAAGTTATTTACAGCAGCTACCTTTTTCTGAAATAAAAATCGACCGCAGTTTTATTAACGATATCAGTAATAGTGATATGTATGCAGTTGTACAAACAATTGTTCAGCTCGCTGAAAAATTAAGAATGCATGTAGTAGCTGAGGGAATTGAAACACTCGAGCAATATACAATACTACAGAAAATTGGGTGTAAATCCGGACAAGGATTTTACTTCCATAAACCAATGCCACTTGAAGAAGCACAAAAGCTACTTGATTCTATTAAATAA